CGCCGAAGTGCTGCGCCACCTGGCTCACCGCATCGCGGACCTGCTCGTCCCGCGTGATGTCCGCCGCGATGAACAGCGCCTCCTTGCCCAGTTCCGCGGCAACGCGCTCGCCGTTGGCGGCGTCGATATCGAAGATCGCCACGCGCGCGCCCGCCTCGATGAAGGCCCGCGCCACCCCCGCGCCGATCAGCGTGGCGCCTCCGGTGACGATGGCCACCTTGTCCTGCAATCCCTTCATGGTTGTCTCCTGGTTGCTCACCGGTGTCCGGTACGGTGCGGGCCTCTGCGGGCCCGCTCCCGTTCACTGCCGCCTGCTTACTTGCCCTCGCTCTGCTGCCAGCGCGCCATCAGCGTGTTCGACGGCAGGGTCTCGTCCAGCAGCTTGCGTGCGGTCTCCACGCCCGCCACCGGTAAACCGGTGGGATCCAGCTTGCCGATCTGCACCAGCACGCTGGCCTGGTCCCAGTAGATATGCTCGTGGTACAGCTTGTCGCCGCGGAACTTGACGATGGCGATCAGCGGGATCTCCACGCGCTTGCCGGTGGGCGGCACGCCGGGCAGCATCCAGTCGATCTCGCTGGTGTGGGTGAAGCAGAACAGCAGCTCATCGACGATCTGCGAGGCGCCCACCGTGCGCGACAGCGGGATCAGCGTCGTGTCCGGCGGATTGCTGTGGACGAAATGGTTCTGGTAGAAGCGGCGCAGCTGCGCGTAGCCGACGCCGCCGGTCATGGTCGGGATATGGTTCACGTAGGGCTGCGCCACCATCGTCGCCATGGTCGCATCGACATCGCGGGTGGCGAATTCATACTCGCAGTGCTTGTCCCACAGCGCCGAGAAGTCGTAGTGCGGGCCCATCTCGCGGCGCAGCGCGGCGATCGAGCGCTGGTGCGCCATCAGCGCCGAAGGCTTGTCGAAATGCTCGCCACCGGCGCGCGCAAAGGCATGGTCGACGCCGGCATAGACGTACACCTCGATGTGGTCCCGGCCGGCAAGGGCCTCGCGGATCGCCGCCTGCGCCTGCGGCGGGCAGAAGCCGTCCTTCTCCGCGATATGCAGCACCAGGCGGCCCCGCACGTTGGCGGCCTCGCCCAGCGCATGCTCGATGCCGACGCCGTAGTACGCCACCGCGCAGGCCACGTCGGGCAACCGGCAGGCGGCCAGGTAGGCCAGCTTGCCGCCCAGGCAGAAGCCCAGCACGCCGGTCTGGCCGACGCATTCGGGGCGCGCGCGCAACGTCTCCAGCGCCGCGCCCACATCCTGCACGCCCTTCGCTTCGTCGAACTGCTGATAGAGGCCGAGCGCGCGCTGGAAGTCTTCGCCGCGGTCGGTCAGCTCGATGCCCGGTGCGATGCGCCAGAACAAGTCCGGCACCAGCACCGTATGGCCCTCTTCGGCGTAGTAATCGGCCACCTGGCGCATGGTGGCATTGACGCCGAAGATCTCCTGGCACAGCACGATGCCGGGGCCCTTGCCCGCCGCGGGGGTGGCGAGATAGCCGCCAAAACTGCCTTCTGGGGTCTGGATCTGGATGGTCTGGCCCATGGCCTGCGCTCCTTGTCGTTCTCTGTTGGCTGACAGCTGGTGGAGGGTGCGCTGCCGTGCTGGATCCCATGATGGTGGCTCCGCACCGCAGCAAACTAGCCGCTGGCTGCAGCGGCTATCCGATTAGTGCAGGAAAGTCGGGCTTCGGTCAACGCAAGGCCGGGGTCGCGCGGATCGATCCGCTATAGTGGTTGCGTGGACCATGCTGCGCGCATGGCGCCCCGGCCTCCGCCGTGGACGCCAGCCAGCGCCGCGGCCACGCCAGAGGAGCGAGACCATGTTGCAGCTGCCCCCGACTGCCCGCGCGCCGGCGCCGCTGGCGCACGCCCTGCTACACGATGCCGGGCGGCAGGTGTTCGCCTCGACCGACCTCGGGCAGACGCGCGCGGCGGTGGGCAAGGTCTTCAAGCCGCACCGGCTCGATATCCGCGGGACCAGCCTGTCGGCCCGCATGCACCACGCGCCGCTGGGCGCGGTGTCGCTGAACCGGCTCGCCTACGGCGCCGATGTCACCATCGACCCGGGCCCGCTCGGCGACTTCCTGCTGGTGCAGATGCCGCTCAGCGGCCACGCCGAGATCCGTTGCGGCGCGCAGCAGATCGTGTCGACGCCGGACTGCGCGTCCGTGCTGACGCCCAGCGACCCGCTGCTGATGCGCTGGAGCGCGGACAACGACCAGCTGATCGTGCGCGTCGAACGCAGCGCGCTGGAGCGCGTGTGCGCCGCCTATCTCGGGCATCGCCCGGACCCGCCGCTGCGCTTCCAGCTCGGCATGGCCTGGCGCAGCGCCGGCTGGTATGCATTGATGGAGTATCTGGCGCAGATGCTGGCGGCGGAGCCGGAAGCCGCGCGCCACCCGCTCACGGCATGCCAGCTCGAGCAGCTGGTGATCGGCACCCTGCTGACGCTGCAGCCGCACAGCCTGTCGGAGGCGCTGCAGCGGCACGGCAAGCCGCTGGCGCCGCGCCATGTGAAAGTGGTCGAGGAATATATCCACGCCCATGCCGCCGCGGCGCTGACGCCGGCGCTGCTGGCGGAGATCGCGGGCGTCAGCCTGCGCAGCCTGTATGCGGGGTTCCGCGAGCATCGCGGGCTGAGCCCGATGGCCTACCTGCGCACGGTCCGGCTGGACCGGGTACGGCACGACCTGCTCAACGATGCGGCGCTGTCGTCGGTGACCGGCGCCGCGCTGCGCTGGGGCTTTACCCACCTGGGGCGCTTCAGCGCCGAGTACCGGCGCGCGTTCGGCGAGTGCCCGGCCGAGACGCTGCGCCGGCGCGGCAGCGTGTAGGGGCGTGGCGGGCGCTGCCGTGCGGCGTGCCACCAAAACAAAAACGGCGAACCGAGGTTCGCCGTTTTGCTGCATCAAGCCGCGCGGGCGGCCCGAAACATCGTTACACCTTGATCTCGACGTCCACGCCTGCCGGCAGGTCGAGCTTCATCAGCGCGTCAACGGTCTTGTCGGTCGGGTCGACGATGTCCATCAGGCGCTGGTGGGTGCGGATCTCGAACTGATCGCGGCTGGTCTTGTTGACGTGCGGCGAACGCAGGATGTCGAAGCGCTGGATGCGGGTCGGCAGGGGCACCGGGCCCTTGACGATCGCGCCGGTACGCTTGGCGGTATCCACGATTTCGGCAGCCGACTGGTCGATCAGGCGATAGTCGAAAGCCTTCAGGCGGATACGGATCTTCTGGTTCTGCATGATATTTCCTTAAAAGAGCGATTGGGCAAGCTGCCCGTTGAATGGGGACATGCCCGCGGGCATGTCCCAGGAAGTGCTTAGTCGAGGATCTTTGCCACGACGCCGGCGCCGACGGTACGGCCACCTTCGCGGATGGCGAAGCGCAGGCCTTCTTCCATGGCGATCGGGGCGATCAGCTTGACGGTGATCGACACGTTGTCACCCGGCATGACCATTTCCTTGTCCTTCGGCAGCTCGATCGAGCCGGTCACGTCGGTGGTACGGAAGTAGAACTGCGGGCGGTAGTTGTTGAAGAACGGGGTGTGACGGCCGCCTTCGTCCTTCGACAGGATGTACACCTCGCCGGTGAAGTGGGTGTGCGGCTTGATCGAACCCGGCTTGCACAGCACCTGGCCGCGCTCGACGTCTTCACGCTTGGTGCCGCGCAGCAGCAGACCGACGTTGTCGCCAGCCTGGCCCTGGTCCAGCAGCTTGCGGAACATTTCCACGCCGGTGCAGGTGGTCTTCACGGTCGGCTTGATACCGACGATTTCGATTTCCTCGCCGACCTTGATGATGCCGCGCTCGATACGGCCGGTCACCACGGTGCCGCGACCCGAGATCGAGAACACGTCTTCCACCGGCATCAGGAAGGTACCGTCAACGGCACGCTCCGGCGTCGGGATGTAGGTGTCCAGCGCGTCGGCCAGGCGCATGATGGCTTCTTCGCCCAGGTCGCCCTTGTCGCCTTCCAGCGCCAGCTTGGCCGAACCCTTGATGATCGGGGTGTCGTCGCCGGGGAACTCGTACTTGCTCAGCAGCTCGCGCACTTCCATCTCGACCAGCTCGAGCAGTTCGGCGTCGTCCACCATGTCGCACTTGTTCAGGAACACGATGATGTACGGCACGCCGACCTGACGGGCCAGCAGGATGTGCTCGCGGGTCTGCGGCATCGGGCCGTCAGCGGCCGAGCACACCAGGATCGCGCCGTCCATCTGGGCGGCACCGGTGATCATGTTCTTGACGTAGTCGGCGTGGCCCGGGCAGTCAACGTGCGCGTAGTGGCGGTTGGCCGTCTCGTATTCGACGTGGGCGGTATTGATGGTAATACCGCGGGCCTTCTCTTCCGGCGCTGCGTCGATTTCGTCGTACTTCTTGGCCGCACCACCGAACTTCGCTGCCAGCACCGTGGCGATCTCGCTGCGGTCAGCGTGGTCTTGCCATGGTCAACGTGACCAATCGTACCAACGTTCACGTGCGGCTTGGTCCGCTCGAACTTTTCCTTTGCCATTTTTTTCAGCTCCTAATGGAATGCAGTCTTGTCGATTCATCACGCCGCCGCGTCCTGGCGGACGCGGCGGCATACAGCTTATTTACTTGCCCTTGGCCGCCATCACTGCTTCGGCGATGTTCTTCGGTGCCTCGGCGTAGTGCTTGAATTCCATGGTGTAGGTGGCGCGGCCTTGCGTGGCCGAGCGCAGCGCGGTCGAATATCCGAACATTTCCGACAGCGGGACTTCGGCCTTGATGATCTTGCCGCCGCCCACCATGTCGTCCATGCCCTGCACGATGCCGCGGCGGGACGACAGGTCGCCCATCACGGTACCGGTGTAGTCTTCCGGCGTTTCCACTTCCACGGCCATCATCGGCTCGAGCAGAACCGGGCTGGCCTTGCGCATGGCTTCCTTGAAAGCCATCGAGCCGGCCATGCGGAACGCGTTTTCGTTCGAGTCCACGTCGTGGTACGAACCGAAGGTCAGCGTGACCTTCACGTCCACCACCGGGAAGCCAGCCAGGATACCGGCCGTCAGGGTGTCGACGATACCCTTTTCGACCGCCGGGATGTATTCGCGAGGAATCACACCGCCCTTGATGGCGTCGATGAACTCGAAGCCCTTGCCCGGCTCTTGCGGTTCCAGCGTGATCACGGCGTGACCGTACTGGCCGCGGCCGCCCGACTGCTTGACGAACTTGCCTTCGACGTCCTCGGCCTTCTTGCGGATGGTTTCGCGGTAGGCCACCTGCGGCGCGCCGATGTTGGCTTCCACGCCGAATTCGCGCTTCATGCGGTCGACCAGAATTTCGAGGTGGAGCTCGCCCATGCCCGAAATGATGGTCTGGCCCGATTCTTCATCGGTACGCACGCGGAACGACGGATCCTCGGCGGCCAGGCGGTTCAGGGCGATGCCCATCTTTTCCTGGTCGGCCTTGGTCTTCGGCTCGACCGCCTGCGAGATCACCGGCTCCGGGAACACCATGCGCTCGAGCACGATCGGGGCAGCCGGATCGCACAGCGTATCGCCCGTGGTGGCGTCCTTCAGGCCCACCGCGGCGGCGATGTCGCCGGCCAGCACTTCCTTGATTTCTTCGCGCTGGTTGGCGTGCATCTGCAGAATACGGCCCAGGCGTTCCTTCTTGCCCTTGACCGGGTTGTAGACGGTGTCGCCCGAGTTGATCTTGCCCGAGTAGACGCGGAAGAAGATCAGCTGGCCGACGAACGGGTCGGTCATGATCTTGAACGCCAGCGCCGAGAACTTCTCGTTGTCGTCGGCCTTGCGCTCGAGCTTCTTCTCGTCGTCGCTTTCGTCCACGCCCTTGACCGGCGGAATATCGACCGGCGACGGCAGGAAGTCGATCACGGCGTCGAGCATACGCTGCACGCCCTTGTTCTTGAACGCGGTGCCGCACAGCATCGGCTGGATTTCGCAGGCGATGGTACGGTCACGCAGCGCCTTGACGATCTCGGCGCGGGTCAGCTCTTCGCCGCCCAGGTACTTTTCCATCAGCTCTTCGCTGGCTTCGGCGGCGGACTCGACCATCTTCTCGCGCCATTCTTCAGCGGTCGCCTGCAGCTCGGCCGGGATGTCCTGGTATTCGAACTTCACGCCCTGGCTGGCTTCGTCCCAGATGATCGCCTTCATTTCCAGCAGGTCGATCACGCCCTGGAAGCCGTCTTCAGCGCCGATCGGCACCACCACGGGCACCGGGTTGGCCTTCAGGCGGGTCTTCAGCTGGTCGTAGACCTTGAAGAAGTTGGCGCCGGTACGGTCCATCTTGTTGACGAACGCCAGACGCGGCACGCCGTACTTGTTGGCCTGACGCCACACGGTTTCGGACTGCGGCTGCACGCCGCCCACGGCGCAGTACACCATGCATGCGCCATCCAGCACGCGCATGGAACGCTCCACCTCGATGGTGAAGTCCACGTGGCCCGGGGTGTCGATGATGTTGAAGCGGTGCTCGGGGTAGTTGCCGGCCATGCCCTTCCAGAAGGCGGTGGTGGCAGCGGAGGTGATGGTAATACCACGCTCCTGTTCCTGCTCCATCCAGTCCATGGTGGCGGCGCCGTCGTGCACTTCACCGATCTTGTGGTTCACACCGGTGTAGAACAGGATGCGCTCGGTCGTGGTGGTTTTACCCGCGTCAATGTGAGCCGAAATACCGATGTTACGGTAACGCTCGATGGGAGTCTTACGAGCCACTTTAATCCTCTATTCGTCCGTGAGGCGCCGGCATCTCATGGCCCGCGCCCCTAACACAAACGGGCGAGATGTGTAAAAACACAGCCCGCCCGGCAACCAACAATGTTTTCGCTCGCTTTAGAAGCGGAAGTGCGAGAACGCCTTGTTGGCTTCGGCCATGCGGTGCACTTCGTCGCGCTTCTTCATCGCGCCGCCACGGCCTTCCGATGCTTCCAGCAGCTCACCTGCCAGGCGCAGCGCCATCGACTTCTCGCTGCGTTTTTTCGCGGCCTCACGCAGCCAGCGCATCGCCAATGCCAAACGACGCGACGGACGGACTTCGACCGGAACCTGATAGTTGGCGCCGCCCACGCGACGGCTCTTCACTTCCACCACCGGCTTCACGTTGTTGATGGCAACGGAGAACACTTCGATGGGGGCCTTGCCTGCCTTCTTTTCGATCTGGTCGAACGCGCCGTACACGATGCGTTCGGCAACCGACTTCTTGCCATCCAGCATCAGCACGTTCATGAACTTGGCAACTTCAACGTTGCCGAACTTCGGATCAGGCAGAACGTCCCGCTTCGGGACTTCACGACGACGTGGCATCTTCTTTCCTTTAGATTCAGTTGAGAGCGCGGTCAGATTTTCCCGCTCTCCGGCCACCAACTAGCTTGCATGCAAAGACAGCAAATTCGCCGGGTGACCACTTACTCGACGGCACGGTTGCCAAAAAGGCGCTCCGTTGTACCGCCGCCTGGTGACAGCACCATGACTTGCGCCACAGGCTATCGTCTGTTGCTTCGGGCCTTGCGGGCCCAGGCTGCCGAAACTTAGGCTGCCTTCGGACGCTTCGCGCCGTACTTCGAACGGGCCTGCTTGCGGTCCTTCACGCCTTGCAGGTCCAGCGAGCCACGGACGATGTGGTAACGCACACCCGGCAGATCCTTCACACGGCCGCCGCGGATCAGCACGACCGAGTGTTCCTGCAGGTTGTGGCCTTCACCGCCGATGTACGAAATGACTTCGAAACCGTTGGTCAGGCGCACCTTGGCGACCTTACGCAGTGCCGAGTTCGGCTTCTTCGGCGTCGTGGTGTACACGCGGGTGCACACGCCACGGCGCTGGGGGCAGTTCTCAAGCGCCGGGCTCTTGCTCTTGATGACTTCCGAGACGCGCGGCTTGCGAACCAGTTGGTTGATAGTTGGCATTGTTCAATCCAGCTTGGTTTTACGAAAAACGCCCCTCGTGCCGGCATGCGCCAGGCTGGAGAGGCAACTACGGGTTTTGGACGGGAGAGGTGAGCGGGCGCTCTGCAGACGGGACTGTGCGGTAACAGCATGCCAAAGAGCGCGAGCCGGCACCCGGATCCCGCGTCTGCCGCCACCCGTCCATGGAAACCCAGTCCGGTAGGCTTGCCGGCAGCGACCTGAAGGCCACTTATCCGACGGGCGAGCGAAATCCAAAGCCAAAAACTCGAATCTGGCATCCTAGCAGCGGAATCGTATACCGTCAAGCCGTATACCGACTGGCAGACCTGGCGGCTAGGCCCCGCGCAGCGTGTCGAGGATACCCTGCCCGTAGCGCTCCAGCTTGGAGGCGCCGATCCCGGGAATGCCTTGCATCGCCGACAGCGAATCCGGCGCGGTGCGCGCCAGTTCGGCCAGCGTGGCGTCATGGAAGATCACGTAGGCCGGCACGCCATGCTCGCGCGCGGCCTCGGTGCGCCAGCGCCGCAGCGCTTCCCAGTTGGCCAGCGTATCGGCGTCCATGTCGGCGGTATGGTCGATGCGGGTGCCGCGCGCCGCGCGCTCGCCGGACTTGCCCGGCCTGGCAGCCTGGCGGCGCAGGATGATCTGGCGCTCGCCCTTGAGCACCGCGCGCGCGTCTTCGCCCAGCAGCAGCGCGCCATGGCCGCCGTGGTCGATGGTCAGCAAGCCCTGCGCGATCAGCTGGCGGAACACCGTGTGCCACTCATGCACCGAGCGGTCCTTGCCGATGCCGAAGGTCGAGACCTTGTCATGGCCCCATTGCCTGATCTTTTCCGAGGCATTGCCGCGCAGCACGTCGATCAGGTGGGTGGCGCCAAAGTGCACGCGGCTGGCCTGCGCGGTGCGGTAGACGCACGACAGCGCCATCTGCGCCTCGCGCGTGCCGTCCCACGTGGCCGGCGGCTCGAGGCAGGTATCGCAGTTGCCGCACGGTTCGCTGGCTTCGTTGAAGTACGCCAGGATGCGCTGGCGCCGGCAGCCGGCGGTTTCGCACAAACCCAGCAGCGCATCGAGCTTGGACGACGACACGCGCTTGAACGCCTCGTCGGCCTCGGATTCGTCGATCATGCGCTTCTGCTGCACCACGTCGCCCAGGCCGTAGGCCATCCAGGCATTGGCGGGCAGCCCGTCGCGGCCGGCGCGGCCGGTTTCCTGGTAATAGCCCTCCATGCTCTTGGGCAGGTCCAGGTGGGCGACAAAGCGTACGTCGGGCTTGTCGATGCCCATGCCGAAGGCGATCGTCGCCACCATTACCAGGCCTTCCTCTTCGCGGAAGCGCGCCTGGTGGTGCTGGCGCACCTGGGCGTCCATGCCGGCATGGTAGGCGAGCGCGTTGATGCCGTGGCCGCTCAGCCACTGCGCGGTGTCCTCGACCTTCTTGCGCGACAGGCAATAGACGATGCCGCTGTCGTGGGTGCCGTCGGCCGCGGTATGTTCGGCCTTGATAAAGGCCAGCAGCTGCTGGCGCGCATTGTCCTTCTCGACGATGCGGTAGCGGATGTTGGGCCGGTCGAAGCTGGAGATGAAGATGCGCGCGTCGTGCAGCGCCAGCCGCTCGACGATCTCGTCGCGCGTCAGCGCGTCGGCGGTCGCAGTCAGCGCAATGCGCGGCACGTACGGGAAGCGCTCGTGCAGCACCGACAGCTGGATGTACTCGGGGCGGAAGTCGTGGCCCCATTGCGACACGCAGTGGGCTTCGTCGATCGCGAACAGGCCGACGCGGGTGCGCTCCAGCAGGTCGAGGAAGCGCGGCGTCATCAGCCGTTCCGGCGCCACGTAGAGGATCTCGATGCGCCCGGCCAGCAGATCCCGCTCGACCGCCGAGGCCTCGGCGCCGGTCAGCGTCGAGTTGAGCACCGCGGCGCGCACGCCGGCCTCGGTCAGCGCCGCGACCTGGTCCTGCATCAGCGCGATCAGCGGCGACACCACGATGCCGACACCATCGCCGGCGCGCTGGCGCAGCAGCGCCGGGATCTGGTAGCACAGCGACTTGCCGCCGCCGGTCGGCATCAGCACCAGGCAATCGCCGCCGGTGGCGACGTGGTCGATGATCTCGGCCTGGCGCCCGCGGAAGGCGTGGTAGCCGAAGACATCCTTGAGGATCGCCAGTGCTTGCGACATGGACAACGGAAATGCTGGAGCCGGAAAAGCCGTAACCTTACCACTAAGGGGGGCCGCCGCCGCGCCTGCGCGGCAAACTCTCGGATGTTTCTCACCGATGTTTGCCACGAAGGCCTCGGCGCCGTGCGCGGACGAAAAAAAAGCCCGGCTGGATCAGCCGGGCTTTGGTCCGCCTTGCGGCGGTCATCACTGCAACGGGATCAGGCGTTGTCGCCTTCGCCCTCGGTCGCCTGCACCACCGGCGGCTCGATGAAGAGCGACTGCTCTTCTTCGGCGATCGCCTGGGCGCGTTCGCGCTCGGAGGCCTCGCGCGCCTTGCGGGCACGGTGGTAGGCCAGGCCGGTACCGGCCGGGATCAGGCGGCCGACGATCACGTTTTCCTTCAGGCCACGCAGGTCGTCGGTCTTGCCCATGATCGCGGCTTCGGTCAGCACGCGCGTGGTTTCCTGGAACGATGCCGCCGAGATGAAGCTGTCGGTCGACAGCGACGCCTTGGTAATACCCAGCAGCAGGTTCTCGTAGGTCGCCGGACGCTTGCCTTCGGCGATCACGCGGTCGTTCTCGTCGAGCAGTTCCGAACGCTCCACCTGTTCACCCGGGATGAACTTGGTGTCGCCCACATCGACGATCTGAACACGGCGCAGCATCTGGCGAACGATCACCTCGATGTGCTTGTCGTTGATCTTCACGCCCTGCAGACGGTACACGTCCTGGACTTCGTCGACGATGTAGTGCGCCAGCTCTTCGATGCCCTTCAGGCGCAGGATGTCGTGCGGGTCCGCCGGACCTTCCACGATCATTTCGCCCTTGTTCACCACCTGGCCGTCGTGCACCAGCACCTGCTTTTCCTTCGCGATCAGGAACTCGTGGGCATTGCCGTCCAGGTCGGTGATGACCAGGCGCTGCTTGCCCTTGGTGTCCTTGCCGAACGAGGTCGTGCCGGTGACTTCCGCCAGCACGGCGGCGTCCTTCGGCGAACGCGCTTCGAACAGCTCGGCCACACGCGGCAGACCACCGGTAATGTCGCGGGTCTTCTGCGATTCGGTCGGGATCCGCGCGAGCACTTCACCCACGTGCACCTGCTGGCCGTCCTTCACGGTAATCAGTGCGCCGACCTGGAAGCCGATGGTCACGGAGTGGTCCGTGCCGGGGATCTTCACTTCCTGGCCGTTGGCGTCGAGCAGCTTCACCTGCGGGCGGATGCCCTTGGTTGCAGCCGTGCGGCGCTTGGCGTCGATCACCACCAGGGTCGACAGGCCCGTCACTTCGTCCATCTGCTTGGCGACGGTCACGCCCTCTTCGACGTTCTCGAACTTGATCGTGCCCGAGTACTCCGAAACGATCGGGCGCGTCAGCGCGTCCCAGGTCGCCAGTTGCGTGCCGGCCTTGATCGACTGGCCGTCCTGCACCAGCAGCGTGGCGCCGTACGGGATCTTGTGGCGCTCGCGCTCGCGGCCGTGGTCGTCGGTGATCAGCGCCTCGCCCGAACGCGAGATCACGATCAGTTCGCCCTTGGCGTTGGTCACGTAGCGCATGGTCGCGGTGAAGCGCACCGTACCGGTCGCCTTCGCTTCCACGCTCGAGGCCACTGCCGCACGCGACGCCGCACCACCGATGTGGAAGGTACGCATGGTCAGCTGCGTGCCCGGCTCGCCGATCGACTGCGCGGCGATCACGCCCACCGCTTCGCCCGAGTTCACCAGCACGCCGCGGCCGAGGTCGCGGCCGTAGCACTTGGCGCACAGGCCGTAGCGTGTGTCGCACGACAGCGGGGTGCGGACCTTGACTTCGTCGACGCCGATGTTGTCGATCAGCTCGACCAGGTCTTCGTCCAGCAGCGTGCCGGCTTCGATCGCGGTTTCCTGGGTTTCCGGGTTGACCACGTCGGCCACGGTCACGCGGCCGAGGATACGGTCGCGCAGGGCTTCGATCACTTCACCGCCTTCGACCAGGGCCTTCATGGCCACGCCGTTGGAGGTGCCGCAATCGTCTTCGACCACGACCAGATCCTGCGTCACGTCGACCAGGCGACGGGTCAGGTAACCCGAGTTCGCGGTCTTCAGTGCCGTATCGGCCAGGCCCTTACGGGCGCCGTGGGTCGAGATGAAGTACTGCAGAACGTTCAGGCCTTCACGGAAGTTCGCCGTAATCGGCGTTTCAATGATCGAGCCATCCGGCTTGGCCATCAGGCCGCGCATGCCGGCCAGCTGGCGGATCTGCGCGGCGGAACCCCGTGCGCCCGAGTCGGCCATCATGTAGATGGAGTTGAACGACTCCTGCTTCACGGTCTTGCCTTCGCGGTCGACCACGTCTTCGTGCTGCAGCTGCTCCATCATCGCCTTGCCCACCTGGTCGCCGGCGGCGCCCCAGATGTCAACGACGTTGTTGTAGCGCTCCTGGTCGGTCACCAGGCCCGACATGTACTGCTTGTCGTATTCCTTCACCTTGGCCGAGGCCTCGGCGATGATCTTTTCCTTGGCCGGCGGCACCAGCATATCGTCGATCGCGATCGAGATACCGGCGCGGGTCGCCAGGCGGAAGCCCGACTGCAGCAGCTTGTCGGCGAAGATCACGGTCTCGCGCAGGCCGCAGCGGCGGAACGCCGTGTTGATCAGGCGCGAGATTTCCTTCTTCTTCAGCGGCTTGTTCAGCACCGAGAACGGCAGGCCCTTCGGCAGGATCTCGGACAGGATCGCGCGGCCGACCGTGGTGGCCTGCAGCGTGATCTTGGGCGCGAAACGCGCGTCGCCCTCGGCGTCCTTGTCGA
This Cupriavidus nantongensis DNA region includes the following protein-coding sequences:
- the rpoC gene encoding DNA-directed RNA polymerase subunit beta', which translates into the protein MKALLDLFKQVQQEEQFDAIKIGLASPEKIRSWSYGEVKKPETINYRTFKPERDGLFCAKIFGPIKDYECLCGKYKRLKHRGVICEKCGVEVTLAKVRRERMGHIELAAPTAHIWFLKSLPSRLGMVLDMTLRDIERVLYFEAFVVIEPGMTPLKKSQIMSEDDYLAKCDEYGEGEFVAMMGAEGIRELLRGIDIEKQIEQIRAELQATGSEAKIKKFAKRLKVLEAFQRSGIKPEWMILEVLPVLPPELRPLVPLDGGRFATSDLNDLYRRVINRNNRLKRLLELKAPEIIVRNEKRMLQEAVDSLLDNGRRGKAMTGANKRPLKSLAEMIKGKGGRFRQNLLGKRVDYSGRSVIVVGPTLKLHQCGLPKLMALELFKPFIFHKLETMGIATTIKAAKKEVESQTPVVWDILEEVIREHPVMLNRAPTLHRLGIQAFEPVLIEGKAIQLHPLVCAAFNADFDGDQMAVHVPLSLEAQMEARTLMLASNNVLFPANGDPSIVPSQDVVLGLYYTTRDKINGKGEGMTFADISEVIRAYENKEVELASRVNVRITEYELVDKDAEGDARFAPKITLQATTVGRAILSEILPKGLPFSVLNKPLKKKEISRLINTAFRRCGLRETVIFADKLLQSGFRLATRAGISIAIDDMLVPPAKEKIIAEASAKVKEYDKQYMSGLVTDQERYNNVVDIWGAAGDQVGKAMMEQLQHEDVVDREGKTVKQESFNSIYMMADSGARGSAAQIRQLAGMRGLMAKPDGSIIETPITANFREGLNVLQYFISTHGARKGLADTALKTANSGYLTRRLVDVTQDLVVVEDDCGTSNGVAMKALVEGGEVIEALRDRILGRVTVADVVNPETQETAIEAGTLLDEDLVELIDNIGVDEVKVRTPLSCDTRYGLCAKCYGRDLGRGVLVNSGEAVGVIAAQSIGEPGTQLTMRTFHIGGAASRAAVASSVEAKATGTVRFTATMRYVTNAKGELIVISRSGEALITDDHGRERERHKIPYGATLLVQDGQSIKAGTQLATWDALTRPIVSEYSGTIKFENVEEGVTVAKQMDEVTGLSTLVVIDAKRRTAATKGIRPQVKLLDANGQEVKIPGTDHSVTIGFQVGALITVKDGQQVHVGEVLARIPTESQKTRDITGGLPRVAELFEARSPKDAAVLAEVTGTTSFGKDTKGKQRLVITDLDGNAHEFLIAKEKQVLVHDGQVVNKGEMIVEGPADPHDILRLKGIEELAHYIVDEVQDVYRLQGVKINDKHIEVIVRQMLRRVQIVDVGDTKFIPGEQVERSELLDENDRVIAEGKRPATYENLLLGITKASLSTDSFISAASFQETTRVLTEAAIMGKTDDLRGLKENVIVGRLIPAGTGLAYHRARKAREASERERAQAIAEEEQSLFIEPPVVQATEGEGDNA